A stretch of Brassica napus cultivar Da-Ae chromosome C6, Da-Ae, whole genome shotgun sequence DNA encodes these proteins:
- the LOC106347221 gene encoding glutathione S-transferase U11-like encodes MGLMNGVNNDEYVRLLGAWPSPFVLRTRIALNLKRVPYEYLEEEDTLNSESVLNYNPVHKQIPILIHGNKPIRESLNIVMYVDETWLSGPPILPSDPFDRAVARFWDVYIDEHCFTSINGVAVAKDEEERKMAIAKLEQCMALLEETFQECSKGRGFFGGDNIGFIDIGFGSMLGPLKVLEKFSGVKFIHPENTPGLFNWADRFYAHEAVKPVMPDTEKLVEFARLKFNTSIFK; translated from the exons atggGTCTAATGAATGGTGTGAACAATGATGAGTACGTAAGGCTATTAGGAGCATGGCCTAGCCCTTTCGTGCTGAGGACTCGGATCGCACTTAACCTAAAGCGTGTACCGTACGAGTATCTCGAAGAAGAAGATACTTTGAATTCGGAGAGCGTGTTAAACTACAACCCCGTCCATAAACAGATCCCCATCCTCATCCATGGAAACAAACCAATCCGTGAATCACTCAACATCGTCATGTACGTCGATGAAACTTGGCTCTCCGGCCCTCCGATACTTCCTTCTGATCCCTTTGATCGTGCCGTTGCTCGTTTTTGGGACGTCTACATTGACGAACAC TGTTTCACATCAATCAATGGAGTGGCGGTAGCAAAGGACGAGGAGGAAAGAAAGATGGCAATAGCGAAGCTAGAGCAGTGTATGGCTCTTTTGGAAGAAACGTTTCAAGAATGCAGCAAAGGAAGAGGCTTCTTTGGTGGAGACAACATAGGATTCATCGATATCGGTTTCGGGTCGATGTTGGGTCCTCTTAAGGTTCTTGAGAAATTTTCAGGCGTCAAGTTCATACATCCAGAGAACACGCCAGGTCTTTTCAATTGGGCAGACAGATTCTACGCCCATGAAGCAGTCAAGCCTGTCATGCCCGATACCGAAAAACTGGTCGAGTTCGCTAGGCTTAAGTTCAATACTTCAatctttaaataa